The Arachis hypogaea cultivar Tifrunner chromosome 14, arahy.Tifrunner.gnm2.J5K5, whole genome shotgun sequence genome has a segment encoding these proteins:
- the LOC112798130 gene encoding uncharacterized protein has protein sequence MESTHQPPSVILKLMGLDKVSPREPVRDKPKVLSEEYLQKVASIGVRKKRSSHQHRSLGTGTDEEMEEPEGVSRVVKTIRRDKHDNPSREIGKENPYFLGTKAKCSPQQLLMDASNVNQGKLSQKDVHEHGEAGLYELLRLPKSQLDMKGDTFNSATSKANSRKEGNGVLFPSSCKYSRLANGMLQEVFYPKITRVYPEMREIRKISRDDDFGKQSSRSFCKISENVSVQAGNATKRVLGTVPGDGTTNMNKQSRFGNVNIKTNLRCKVDDKHSRVRKVDLCGSSLIADNRRSITEDNLFEKYWGLRKSSKNSPPQKSRNQSINHNDYSETMDLRSSSEKSQSSSSFSDINHIKENYAGLYNPTMQQCESTGLPGDNDALSHSSSASTQQDASELQEDSVSSLLSGTDPDSLGSSEDSCEPSPISVLMNPSFGNKTSFNLKTSGADVYDFSEDDDEVFALNISSDEECGDKSVTGEYEEKKDLVGSFRSEESRDFSYLVEVLTEAGVLNRSLFTDFSTWHSAECPISTSVFENLEKKFGEQKFWKRSERRLLFDRINAGLSKIMQPCAAYVPTWEKPVSRRLSAELSDNMIEEEIWWMLVAQEKKAIKDSADNDMLGGEISWIELGESIEDIVREIVKLLIEDLAQEMVDSLENF, from the exons ATGGAGTCTACACACCAACCACCAagtgtaattttaaaattgatgggTCTTGATAAAGTGTCTCCCCGTGAACCTGTTCGAGATAAACCGAAAGTGCTCTCTGAAGAATACCTGCAGAAAGTTGCATCCATTGGTGTTAGAAAGAAGCGTTCATCGCACCAGCATCGTTCCCTTGGAACGGGAACtgatgaagaaatggaagaacctgaGGGTGTTTCTAGAGTGGTCAAAACAATAAGGAGAGATAAGCATGATAATCCGTCGAGGGAAATTGGGAAAGAAAATCCATACTTTTTGGGAACAAAGGCGAAGTGCTCGCCACAACAACTGCTTATGGATGCTTCAAATGTGAATCAGGGAAAGCTCTCGCAGAAAGATGTGCATGAACATGGAGAGGCTGGATTGTATGAACTACTTAGGCTTCCAAAATCTCAATTGGACATGAAGGGTGATACTTTCAACTCAGCGACTTCGAAGGCGAATTCTAGAAAGGAGGGAAATGGAGTTTTATTTCCAAGTTCCTGCAAATATTCTCGTTTGGCTAATGGAATGCTCCAAGAGGTGTTTTATCCTAAAATCACGAGGGTATATCCTGAAATGAGAGAGATTAGGAAAATTTCTCGCGACGATGATTTTGGTAAGCAGAGTTCTAGATCTTTTTGTAAAATTTCGGAGAATGTTTCTGTGCAAGCTGGAAATGCTACAAAGAGAGTTTTAGGTACTGTTCCAGGGGATGGAACAACAAACATGAATAAGCAAAGTCGCTTTGGTAATGTTAACATCAAAACAAACCTCAGATGCAAGGTTGATGATAAGCATAGTCGTGTTAGAAAAGTGGATCTTTGTGGATCTTCACTTATTGCTGATAATCGCAGATCCATCACTGAAGATAACCTTTTCGAGAAATACTGGGGTTTGAGGAAGAGTTCAAAAAATTCGCCTCCACAGAAGTCAAGGAATCAAAGTATCAACCATAATGATTATTCAGAAACTATGGACCTTAGGTCCAGCAGTGAGAAATCCCaatcttcttcctctttttcggATATTAATCATATTAAAGAGAATTATGCTGGCCTATATAATCCAACCATGCAGCAATGTGAATCAACGGGCTTACCGGGAGACAATGATGCTTTGAGTCACAGTTCATCTGCTTCAACACAACAG GATGCATCAGAACTTCAAGAAGATTCTGTATCTTCACTTTTATCTGGAACTGACCCGGATTCTCTCGGTAGCTCTGAGGATTCATGCGAACCAAGTCCAATTTCAGTCCTGATGAACCCCTCATTTGGAAACAAAACTTCATTTAATTTGAAGACTTCTGGCGCTGATGTATATG ACTTCTCTGAGGATGATGATGAAGTATTTGCCTTGAATATTTCAAGTGATGAAGAGTGTGGAGATAAATCTGTTACTGGTGAATATGAAGAGAAGAAAGATTTAGTAGGATCATTTAGATCCGAGGAGAGTCGAGATTTCTCCTATCTTGTTGAGGTGTTAACCGAGGCGGGTGTTTTAAACAGGAGCTTGTTTACTGACTTCTCTACATGGCACTCTGCAGAATGCCCTATTAGCACTTCAGTTTTCGAAAACCTTGAAAAGAAATTCGGTGAGCAGAAATTTTGGAAACGATCTGAAAGACGGCTTCTTTTCGACCGAATCAATGCAGGACTATCGAAGATTATGCAGCCATGTGCAGCATATGTCCCAACATGGGAAAAGCCAGTGTCGAGAAGGTTGAGTGCGGAACTAAGCGACAACATGATCGAGGAGGAGATATGGTGGATGCTTGTTGCTCAGGAGAAGAAAGCAATTAAGGATTCAGCAGATAATGATATGCTTGGAGGTGAAATTAGTTGGATAGAGTTAGGTGAAAGTATTGAAGATATTGTTAGAGAGATAGTTAAGTTGTTAATAGAGGATCTTGCACAAGAGATGGTAGATAGcttggaaaatttttga